CTGGCTCCGGTGCCGCTCTACAACAGTTACTCGGATGTCTGGAACTGCATCGATATCCTGAAGGGTATTGTCACAGAGCTGGCCAGTAGTTCATATCAAACCAACGGCTGCTAGGAGTGTTACTGCATGTCGACGCGTTGCAAATAAAGCTATGTTGTGTTACCCTAGCGctggtttcgttttcttttttctttttttcctgtcgCTTCCGAGTCCTAGAACAGTCTGTGGCAGATCTTTCTGTTCGGAGTGCACCTGTACCACAGGCTTCAGAATATAGCTCCATGAACTCCTGGTTGCGCAGAATACTCGACACGCAATACAACCGAATGTCCACGCTAAGGGCTCTtagtagtgatgcaaaactatcgatagttttgaaaAAAACTATCGATTGTTGGCTTTCGATAGTACTATTCTTTTGTTTTTATATACTATCGATTTGGTTCTCACTATCTATGCTTTCGTTCCAGTCTTCGTTTTCACACTGGCACAATGAGAACGAAAACAGAATCACGTGCGACACAAGTTCTTTCCGTTTCGCTGTAATGCATTAATGATGCactgcaagcagcgaaagaagatgctcttTATAAAATCGtgcgcactcatgagactgcgATGCCGCAGTCAATCCAGTGCAGCGAGTATCCCGTGACCTTGCGGCGTGTTTGAGCGGCATGAAAAGCTCAAGGTCAGCAGTTTTCTGAATgccgactatcgatagtatactatcgatagttttttttttactatcgACAGTCGACTGTCGATAGTCTATCAATATtttgaccagcggcatggccgagaaGATATATGCATCTACCCGTTGGTGGCTAGTCCAAAGGTCGTGCAGAAGACtctgaggtggtgggttcgagtcctacctcCGGCTGTTGTAAGGTTTTCCCCgacaggctttccagacgaacgtcggcacagttacccctgaagtctgcccaggacgcacactaaccttcctcttcttcctactgtcctctctccatctgtccacgcctgcacgccgctcatatagccacggttgcttcgcggcgctaaagaGGGAATACAAAAGAGACTATTTTGGAGTGAGGATGTTGTAAGGTCTTTTCGGCAGTTTCTTCAGAGAGGCGCTTTCAGACAGATGTCGACACAGTTATCTGTGAAGTTGGCTCTGTACGCATATGCTTGTCCTGAGCAACATCTCGCCGCGCGTGCAGACGGAGCGCCTGGTACCTAGCCAAGCATACAAAGTGGCCCGGAACAACAGTGATTTTCTTACACGAAATGTATAATCAATTTATAGTAGTTCCGTAAAATATCCGTGCCAATTAGGCTACAGTACAGTTGGCTAACTAATTTTTATGGTTCATTTAACTCATTTCAGCGCATTTTTATTGTAACTCAGTTTTCTGGTTAATAGCTGGATTGCCAGCAGTCAGCCTATCTAGCTTCCCTGGAAGTAGCCAGGAGCAGTACTGCGTGCGCGTATTACCATCCAACAGGAGaaccgtcagctctcaaaatattactgtgcCGCGGATAGGTCGGCTGGACCAGCTGCGAGAGCACCCCACAGGTCCAAACAATGACTGTTCACGGATGATGAACGGATCtttcacctaacgtgtcatAAAATTATATtcaaaaatctacttgtctgaacattatgggATCAACAGCTGTTTATCTCTGGGAATATTTTGTCATTAGTTTTGAGTACTTTTATTAAATTTAATTCGCGACTTACTTTTTTTGACAGGAAGAGAAAAGGTATGAAGGATTTACCCCATTCCAGCGCAAAATACATTCAGTGCCACAATATCATAGcggggaaaaaaaattgcgaaaaccaTCCTTTCGAAGAGCGCAAATTGGCGGCCACGCGCTCTGATCTCCGCAAGAAGCGATGGGAGGAGGCCATGTTGGTTGggataaaagtttacggaaaacgcgagcggcgtactttttcttcggtgcgacaccctagcggctggcggaagcgggtgagttcactgtttcggaggggtggaagcatGGGTGGAAAGGTGCGCTGTTAGCAACGCACAACGCGGTAGCTTGCACTTCCCAAGCACACCCAAGCGACACGCGCCGGAACTAcagctgtgtgtcgctaacagcgcactcTTGCCCCCCTctgaaacagtgaactcatccGCTTCCGCCaaccgctagggtgtcgcggTGTCGCACCCAGGAAAAAGTACGCAGCTCTCgtattccgtaaacttttgtcccaactcTCCTGCCCTTCCACTTTTTCCAGCCTTCTCCTGATAGCTCCATCACGGTTGCAacgcaaagttatctgaaagaagagagagaagggaAGGGGAAGGTGACCGTTTTCCTTGCATCTTGCATTATCTTGACGCAGTACTGAGCTTGGCCGTGCGCTCTTCGAAAGGACGGTTGTCACAATTGTGAATGTATTTTGTACTAGGATGAGGTAAATCCTGCATGCGCTCTCTTTCTGTAAGAACAAAAAGTAAACGAAGAAAACACAAAAACgcgaggttgacttggcaatagacctctacccgagaaacgtcatcatgatttggaagacagactgaaaccaaaacaaatccgAAGGGGAGGGCTTGGTCCACGAGTGGGCACTTGTTCTCTGCctctcttgaaagaaaagtaggacctaATGTCGCATTCCTTTCAGGGACTATCGCAATCTTCTCAAGGCCGCTCCTTCGGGCGCGACGTTTGCTTGGTAAAAAACGTGGtaaagggcgaaacgcattggacgttttctcagcgtcaaaacgtcgcgcgtacgccatggccttgcacacgcggcgaagaaacgtcaccgaggcgaccacccgaaacgcatgggacgtgtacggagcgagtgacgcacgccactgttgctatatgCAATCTCGACTGCCAGAACAGCTGCACACAGTTCAAGCCGTGGGATAGTGATTTCAGGTCGAGGTGCGAGTTTCGCTTTGCCCAGGACGAATCCGACGTGGCACGTACCCTGCGCGTCCACAACCTTAAGATAAGCGACGGCGGCAATTGCTTGCTGTGAAGCGTCAGAGAACACACCCAGTTCTCTGTATCTTGAACTGATGAGTGATGCCCCAACGAATGGCCGAGTCAGTTCTAGTCCTTCGAGTTCTCGTAGAGAACTCTTCCAGGCGTCCCATTCATTGCAAACGGGAAGAGGAGCGTCCCATACCTAGATAGTCCCTATCTTCCTCCTTGACCAACAAGCTGTAAAACATCTGTCGTATATCTGCCATGATGGCAATACGTTCCTTCCTGAATCGGAGCAGGACTCCCACAACGCTATTGGTTAAGTCCGGGCCGGTCAGTAGAACGTCGTTCAGGGAAACGCCCTTGTACTTCGCGCTGGAGTCAAACACGACTCGTATTTCTCCCCTTTTTCCCTGGGTGGTACACTCCGAACGATGGGAGATACCAACACTCTTCATCATCCTTCATCTCTGGAGCCATTTCTGCATGGCCGTCTTCCAGCATTCCTTGCATGAAGCTGAAGAAATGCTCTTTCATTTCAGGGTTCTTGTTCAGAGTCCGTCTGAGTGTAGCGAATCTCGAGGCAGCTTGCTCCTTGTTGTTGGGCAGCCGACGTCTCGGTGACCTAAAGGGTAGGGGTGCTATCCAGCTGTTGGTACCGTCCCTGGTGAACTCTTTGTCCATCAGCTGTACGAACTCGATGTCCTCCTGTAACGGAGCGAGTTTTTCGTCATCTCTTGTTGTCTGAAACACCTGATCTGTATGTACTACGGAATCCGTGACCCCGCGGCAGGGACCGTCGTTAAGGATAGGCTTCTCCTTCACGAGTAAGTGATTGTAGCACGGTCTGAAGATTGTCGGGCGTCCGTTGTCGAACACCTTTGTGAGATACGTGTGGACGCTCTCTGGTCGGCGTACCCGATTGATGCAGACGTCGCCTACAACGACCCAACCGAGGTCCAACTTCTGGGCATAGGGGGCGTCGAGGGGGCCGTTGCGTTGCTGGCGAACTTTATCCACCCGGAGGACGTCCCTCCCCAACAGAAGCAGAATCTGGGCGTTTGGCACCAAAGGCGGTAAGAAGCGTGCTATATCCCTGAGATGAGGATGTCGTAGTGCGACTTCTGGCGTCGGAATTTCGTCCCTGTTGTTGGGAATCTGACCACATTCGATAAGTGTaggcagatgtacttgtgtGCTGCCGTCGGATGATTCAACCACGTAGCCACTTGCTCGGCGACCTGCAGTCGTGACCATTCCGGAGCAAGTCCGCAACGTATAAGGGAGCTCGGAGCCACGAATGCCGAACAACTCAAAGAACTCAGGTCTCGCGAGCGATTTGTTGCTTTGGTCGTCTAGAATTGTATACGCGGCAATTGCCGAAGAAGTGCGTCGGCTCGACCTGCTCGAGAGCGCATCTCAACACTCGGCCTCCTCGAAACGAACTACGTCCTCGCGACATTCTTCCCGCTCGCACAGGACAGTTCTTTCGGGAGAATCATCTGTTAGCGTCATCGCCGCCAAGGCCCGCGCCGACGCTGAAGCTGCCCACGCTCGCACAGCATACGCTGTCAGGGAGGCCGCTATGGAGGTTGAAAGGGCAAGAATCGAAGCCGACCTGAAGATCTTGCAACAAGAAAAGGAGGCTGCTGCAGCAGAGGCTCAGGCAAGGATTCTGGAAGCAGCAATATCAGAGCAGGACGATAAATGCGAAGACCTACGCTCACTGGTTGAAAAGAAAGCAGAGCGGACGAAGGAGTACGTGCTTCAACAGCCGTCCGCTTCGGCCCATTACAACGTCAGTGCTCCTTGTTTCTATCCTTCTGCACAGCAACACTCGCCGACAGCCGTCGAGAATGCCACCCCGGCCGCAGTGCCAAGAGGAATTAAACGAGCCAACGATAACGGCGTTACCGTGGATGACGTTGCACATGGTCGCCAACAGACCCACGACGGTTCGTTTGCGATGACAGACCTCGCCAAGTACCTCGTTCGAAGAGAACTCGTACATTCTGGGCTGACGAGGTTCGACGATCGGCCTGAGAACTACCGTGCTTGGAGGGCAACTTTTCTCAACGCCATCGCGAATCTGGACATATCGGCTACCGAAGAGCTTGATTTACTGCTCGCATATCTTCACCTCCACTCTGCGCACTCTTCCATCGGAGCTGCGAAATGTATTGGTGACGCGCCCCATGGGCCATTCATTTCGCACGGTGTCCCGGTTCCTGAGAAGCACGATGTCACCCGCGCGAACGTCCTGTTGCCTTCTCTGCCACTGCCGTCGACCATACAGCGTAGGGAGATATTCCTTACTCCATCGGCTCCAAAATGCGTTGGCCATGGATTGCACTTGTTTCCACTGCCTCCGGTAGATGTTCTCATGCTCGAACTCGCCAGCAGGTGGAGGAATGCCGCCCGTTTTCTGCGTGAGGATAGCGTTTGGGGTAAGAATGGTTGGATTCTCTGGGTCCGTCGACACCGAAGTCAGTGGTCTGCTATTGACGATGGATGCCACCTCTGCCAGAAGTGTGGTGAGCATATCGTGCGACAGTCGTGATGTGTCGGTGCCAAGGAGCATCGAATCCAGAATGCGCCGAGCAACTCCGATCATACGCTCCCAGGCACCACCCATGTGAGAGGCATGAGGGGGGTTGAATATCCATGTGCAACCCTGCTCATGGAGGTACCTGTCCACGTCACAGTCCCCGGGGGCAGCCGTGTTGATCTTCAGCTCCTTGCACGCACCGGTGAAGTTGGTACCGCAGTCAGACCTCAGCAGTTTGACGGGCCCTCTGATGGCGAAGAAACGCCGCAGGGCGTTAATGAATGAAGAAGTATCCATGGAGTCGATGACCTCGATGTGTACCGCTCTTACGCAGAGGCAGGTGAAAAGCACAGCCCATCTTTTGTTGTTGGAGAGTCCTCCCCTTGTCCTGCGTGCCCTCACCAGCCAGGGTCCAAAGACGTCGACGCCCACGTAGGTAAATGGAGGATCCGTGCGAAGCCTGTCTCGTGGCAAGTCGGCCATGATTTGCTGCTGAGGCTTGCCCCTCAGTTTGCGACATTTGATGCAGTTGTGGATGACGGATCCGACACATCTTTTGGCCCCAACAATCCATAGGCCAGCTGCTCTGATGGCACCTTCTGTGAAGTGGCGGCCTTGGTGTGCAACCCTTTCGTGATAATGTCGGACCAGCAACGTGGCGATGTGATGTCGAGGAGGTACGACAATTGGATGTCGTTCGTTTTGGCTCAGGGTTGAGTTCCGAAGCCGTCCGCCGATCCTGATGAGACCGTCCTCGTCCATGTAAGGGTCCAGCTTCCAAAGAGGGCTGTCCTTCGGTACCACACGTTCCATCTCAAGGCATCTGACCTCTCTCGGGAACACATCGCGTTGGACGTTTGCGATGATTAACTTCTCAGCTGTAGAAAGTTCTTCGTCCGTACGTGACCTGCCACAAAGATGCCAGTGTCTGCAAGGTTGGGACGTGGCATCACGCTGGGACTGGAACGAACGCGCAATGTGCTGCAGGTGCGCGATTGCCCTGACAAGCCTTGTCCAACTTGAGAATCGTTCGAACCTCTGAGAGCCAAGCCGCAGATGCAGTGATGCGTTGGTTGCGAATGTTGTGACAAGTGGACGGACCTCCTCGTCCCCCTCTGGATCCACAAGTTGGAAGGTGTCGCAAGCAGTCCCTGACATGGGGATGTCTATCGCACGCAGGAAGTCTGGGCCAGTTAGCCAGGTTGTTTCAGCGAGACGACCAGCAGAGACTGTTCTTGTGGCTACGTCGGCAGGGTTCTTCTCGCTGGGAACGTAGTTCCACTGATCAGGATGGCTTGACCTGCGTATGCGCTCAACTCTGTTGCTGACATACACGTAGAATCGTCTCGACTCGTTGCATATGTATCCCAGTACCACCCTACTGTCCGTGTAGAATTTTATGGCGTCGAGGCTGACGTCCAGTTCGTTGACGATGACGTCCGCCATCTCTACCGCAAGCACAGTTCCACAGAGTTCCAGTCTCGGGATCGTGTGCTCCCGTTTCGGTGCAAGTTTCGCCTTCCCGAGGACGAAGCCGACGTGAGTCTTGCCCGAAGGGTCTGTGCTTCTCAAGTAGGCCACTGGCAGCTCATACGCCACtttgtctgccgcacgacggccatggttctgtctacttctcggaaaacgcgtccagacgcgcgcgaatatctgtagtcgacagattccggcgtacgccaACCGCGCGCGTTCaaaaactggtttttacgatgtcacacgcacgccgaccGCGCGCGggtcctgaaaacgtcggaaaaacgctccatgcgtttagcccttaAAAACGCCGCGGCCTTCGGGCGCGACGTTTTTCGCCCCTAGCttggagcgtagttcaactctacgaaACTAtagtggcgctgtcgaacactgacgtcatttgtttacaaacagggagaggtctattcggcGTTCTCTTGAGAAAATCCAATTTCTcgcgaatagacctctccctatttgtaaacaaatgaagtcatagtgttcgatagcgccaccaatttggtagacttgaactacactcgaagccaGGGgcggacaaggtcgcgcccggtcttgaagggattatgatggttcctgaaagggacgcgaccttcggtcctactgtTCTCtgaataggaggcagcgaactagtgcccattcgtggaacccaaccctcccctttcgatttgtttcggtttcgatctTTCTACCAACGTCATATTGTGACGTTTCATCGGGTAGAGCCATCCGGGAGAAGCACGGGATCGTGTTGCCTTTCGAAGGTGTttatccgcgggccggctgtgccgtctggggtttttcctgggtttccctcagatgtgtagtAGGCgcatgccggcacagttcccctgaagtcggcccatggacgcagctatcctccccccgagcggattccgctcggtcttccacttcaccctttcctctcctcctctccaccacctttcccttcccgagaaacctgccgcctaatcaggcaggcagacctctcgggttcctcccaacgacactcctcctcctcctcctccttcgaAGGTGTTCGAACTCCTAAACAAAAGTCTATCCAAAGCTGCTGCCTCGTTGAACGCACAGCAGACACACACGCATGGATACATGTACCGCTACCTACTGTTTTACTTGCTCTAGTTTTATCGAGATGAAAAACCATGCGAAAAATCACGTGAAAGCATTTGGCGACTTTTCGTCGAGTTCTAGTGGTTCTAGTTCTAGTGGCAACCCTGAGgagaatccaatccaatccgataTCAGGCTACGCTTTTGGCATAGCTTGTGGGGCTTGTGGAGTTCTTGAAGGATTGCTTCCTTCGACGCTATTTTACTAGAGAGAAACACAAAATATCTGCTGTTCTTGTGTTGTGTAGACACTTCGCTCAGAAGACCTCAATTTCCAGCCGTTTTGAGCCAAGAAGGCACAATCGTCGAGAATTTCGCCGCTTACTGTGATCTGTTTGGAAACATGGACGACGTAAAAGTGGAACTCACTGATGACGGTAACCGGCATTCCACATTTTTCGAGTACTTGTATATTATCTACTCGCAGAACACATGTGACGGGCTCCAGTTCACCGAAATCGCAGTGTGAAGGCCACCCGTGCTTGAGATTGAGCAGGCTTCGCGTACAATAGCTTCTCATTGGCCCTTGTCAGTCTTTCCTCTGTTCTGCGAACATTCACAGAACTGTTCAACAATTCGCAGTCGCTTGCTTAATCGtctgacatatttttttttacctccAGCAGCTGCGATCACCGTGGAGGAAGAGTGTGGTGACTCCACAGCCGCTCCGGTCCCCGAGTCCGAGGCTGTCGAAGATGACGACGTTCTCCCTACGGCACCTTCCACCGATCAACTCGACGAAAAAACGTCGCCTGTCGTCGTAGACTTCACGGCTGACGATGAAGAGGC
This portion of the Ornithodoros turicata isolate Travis chromosome 3, ASM3712646v1, whole genome shotgun sequence genome encodes:
- the LOC135387742 gene encoding uncharacterized protein LOC135387742, which translates into the protein MADVIVNELDVSLDAIKFYTDSRVVLGYICNESRRFYVYVSNRVERIRRSSHPDQWNYVPSEKNPADVATRTVSAGRLAETTWLTGPDFLRAIDIPMSGTACDTFQLVDPEGDEEVRPLVTTFATNASLHLRLGSQRFERFSSWTRLVRAIAHLQHIARSFQSQRDATSQPCRHWHLCGRSRTDEELSTAEKLIIANVQRDVFPREVRCLEMERVVPKDSPLWKLDPYMDEDGLIRIGGRLRNSTLSQNERHPIVVPPRHHIATLLVRHYHERVAHQGRHFTEGAIRAAGLWIVGAKRCVGSVIHNCIKCRKLRGKPQQQIMADLPRDRLRTDPPFTYVGVDVFGPWLVRARRTRGGLSNNKRWAVLFTCLCVRAVHIEVIDSMDTSSFINALRRFFAIRGPVKLLRSDCGTNFTGACKELKINTAAPGDCDVDRYLHEQGCTWIFNPPHASHMGGAWERMIGVARRILDSMLLGTDTSRLSHDMLTTLLAEVASIVNSRPLTSVSTDPENPTILTPNAILTQKTGGIPPPAGEFEHENIYRRQWKQVQSMANAFWSRWSKEYLPTLYGRRQWQRRQQDVRAGDIVLLRNRDTVRNEWPMGRVTNTFRSSDGRVRRVEVKICEQ